The Micromonospora sp. NBC_01740 genome includes a window with the following:
- a CDS encoding ABC transporter ATP-binding protein gives MAGQALLSARGLTRDFRGFRAVDGVDLDIAADSVHALVGPNGAGKTTLFNLLTGFLRPSGGRIELAGRDVTGLPPERVARLGVARSFQITSLFPQLSAREHVELALQSPSGLGWRFWRSAKLMRRYTDRAGELLDMVGLAELSEAPAEALAYGRKRALELAIALALDPKVLLLDEPTAGMGLEDVDRTVELVSRVRRGRTVVLVEHNMSVVGRLADTVTVLQAGKVLVEGPYEQVRADERVITAYLGAADAAH, from the coding sequence ATGGCCGGGCAAGCGCTCCTGTCGGCCCGCGGGCTGACCCGTGACTTCCGGGGTTTCCGGGCGGTCGACGGGGTCGACCTCGACATCGCGGCGGACAGCGTCCACGCGCTCGTCGGCCCGAACGGCGCCGGGAAGACCACCCTGTTCAACCTGCTCACCGGCTTCCTGCGGCCCAGCGGCGGGCGCATCGAGCTGGCCGGCCGCGACGTGACCGGGCTGCCCCCCGAGCGGGTCGCCCGGCTCGGCGTGGCCCGGTCGTTCCAGATCACCAGCCTCTTCCCGCAGCTCTCCGCGCGGGAGCACGTCGAGCTGGCGTTGCAGAGCCCGAGCGGGCTGGGCTGGCGGTTCTGGCGCTCGGCGAAGCTGATGCGCCGCTACACCGACCGGGCCGGCGAGCTGCTCGACATGGTCGGGCTGGCCGAGCTGTCCGAGGCCCCCGCCGAGGCGCTGGCGTACGGGCGCAAGCGGGCGCTGGAGCTGGCCATCGCCCTCGCCCTGGACCCGAAGGTGCTGCTGCTCGACGAGCCGACCGCCGGGATGGGCCTGGAGGACGTCGACCGCACCGTCGAGCTGGTCTCGCGGGTCCGGCGGGGCCGGACGGTGGTGCTGGTCGAGCACAACATGAGCGTCGTCGGGCGGCTCGCCGACACCGTCACCGTCCTGCAGGCCGGCAAGGTCCTCGTCGAGGGCCCGTACGAGCAGGTGCGCGCCGACGAGCGCGTGATCACCGCCTACCTGGGAGCCGCCGATGCTGCGCATTGA
- a CDS encoding ABC transporter ATP-binding protein, translated as MLRIENLSAWYGEAQVLREVSLDVAAGEVVTLVGRNGAGKSTLLRCVMGLHAGQRGRIELDGRDVGRLPAYRRARLGLGWVPDDRGSYATLSVTENLTLPPTVGPDPWSLERVYEAFPALHQRRDSAATMLSGGEQQMLALARVLRMGARLLLCDEPTEGLSPLLVQQVGDLLREAKRHGVTVLLVEQNLHFATGVADRHYLLAEGRVVEAMDNSEVRSRERELLSYLGI; from the coding sequence ATGCTGCGCATTGAGAACCTGTCCGCCTGGTACGGCGAGGCGCAGGTGCTGCGGGAGGTCAGCCTGGACGTCGCCGCCGGCGAGGTGGTCACCCTCGTCGGGCGCAACGGCGCCGGCAAGTCCACCCTGCTGCGCTGTGTGATGGGCCTGCACGCCGGCCAGCGCGGCCGGATCGAGCTGGACGGGCGGGACGTCGGGAGGCTGCCCGCGTACCGGCGGGCGCGGCTCGGGCTCGGCTGGGTCCCCGACGACCGGGGCAGCTACGCCACGCTGAGCGTGACGGAGAACCTCACCCTGCCGCCGACCGTCGGGCCCGACCCGTGGTCGCTGGAGCGCGTGTACGAGGCGTTCCCCGCCCTGCACCAGCGGCGGGACTCGGCCGCCACCATGCTCTCCGGCGGCGAGCAGCAGATGCTCGCGCTGGCCCGGGTGCTGCGGATGGGCGCCCGGCTGCTGCTCTGCGACGAACCGACCGAGGGACTCTCGCCGCTGCTCGTGCAGCAGGTCGGCGACCTCCTGCGCGAGGCCAAACGGCACGGGGTGACCGTGCTGCTGGTCGAACAGAACCTGCACTTCGCCACCGGCGTCGCCGACCGGCACTACCTGCTGGCCGAGGGACGCGTCGTGGAGGCGATGGACAACTCCGAGGTGCGCTCCCGGGAACGGGAGCTGCTGTCGTACCTCGGCATCTGA
- a CDS encoding ABC transporter substrate-binding protein — protein MGMRRTVGVAAASAAAMVLVAGCGGGGPQSGGDQKLTGGKIVLGVLNDQSGAYSELSGKNSVKAVEMAIADFKAKHGDKAVTGDITVETADHQNKPDIANSKAQEMYDRQGVDLILDVPTSSAALRVADVAKEKKKLYFNIGAATTDLTGKSCNKYTFHYAYDTYMLANGTGKVTTEQVGKNWYILYPNYAFGQDMEKSFTTAITAAGGQVVGKDGAPFPNTSGDFSTFLLKAPTLNPKPQVLGTMQAGAELVNVVKQYNEFKLRDKGVGLAVGLMFITDIHSLTPAALAGTTYTDAWYWNSDQQNREFADRFQKETGTRPSFAHAANYSAATQYLEAAQAAGTDDADAIVKELEGKEVNDVFLRNGKFRAEDHRVIHDAYLAQVKPQSEVSEPWDYVKVLKTIPAAEAFRAPSADCKM, from the coding sequence ATGGGCATGCGTAGGACGGTGGGTGTGGCCGCCGCTTCGGCGGCGGCGATGGTGCTGGTCGCGGGCTGCGGCGGCGGTGGTCCCCAGTCGGGCGGCGACCAGAAGCTGACCGGGGGCAAGATCGTGCTGGGCGTGCTGAACGACCAGTCCGGCGCGTACTCCGAGCTGTCCGGCAAGAACTCGGTCAAGGCCGTGGAGATGGCCATCGCCGACTTCAAGGCGAAGCACGGCGACAAGGCGGTGACCGGCGACATCACCGTGGAGACCGCCGACCACCAGAACAAGCCGGACATCGCCAACAGCAAGGCCCAGGAGATGTACGACCGCCAGGGCGTCGACCTGATCCTCGACGTGCCCACCTCGTCGGCGGCGCTGCGGGTGGCCGACGTGGCGAAGGAGAAGAAGAAGCTCTACTTCAACATCGGCGCCGCGACCACCGACCTGACCGGCAAGAGCTGCAACAAGTACACGTTCCACTACGCGTACGACACCTACATGCTGGCCAACGGAACGGGCAAGGTCACCACCGAGCAGGTCGGCAAGAACTGGTACATCCTCTACCCGAACTACGCCTTCGGCCAGGACATGGAGAAGAGCTTCACCACCGCCATCACCGCCGCCGGCGGGCAGGTCGTCGGCAAGGACGGGGCGCCGTTCCCGAACACCAGCGGCGACTTCTCCACCTTCCTGCTCAAGGCGCCGACGCTCAACCCGAAGCCGCAGGTGCTCGGCACCATGCAGGCCGGCGCGGAGCTGGTCAACGTGGTCAAGCAGTACAACGAGTTCAAGCTGCGCGACAAGGGCGTCGGGCTGGCGGTCGGCCTGATGTTCATCACCGACATCCACTCGCTCACCCCGGCCGCGCTCGCCGGTACCACCTACACCGACGCCTGGTACTGGAACTCCGACCAGCAGAACCGCGAGTTCGCCGACCGGTTCCAGAAGGAGACCGGCACCCGGCCGTCCTTCGCGCACGCGGCCAACTACTCCGCCGCGACGCAGTACCTGGAGGCCGCGCAGGCCGCCGGCACCGACGACGCCGACGCGATCGTCAAGGAGCTGGAGGGCAAGGAGGTCAACGACGTCTTCCTGCGCAACGGCAAGTTCCGCGCCGAGGACCACCGGGTCATCCACGACGCCTACCTCGCCCAGGTGAAGCCGCAGTCCGAGGTCAGTGAGCCGTGGGACTACGTCAAGGTTCTCAAGACCATCCCCGCCGCCGAGGCGTTCCGCGCCCCGTCGGCGGACTGCAAGATGTGA